Proteins encoded within one genomic window of Streptomyces profundus:
- a CDS encoding SAM-dependent methyltransferase has translation MADQINEGPGQDGATPTGISGETPASGAASSSDWSWTAARPSQEPVAIDTSKPSIARVYDAAIGGKDHYAVDAAVIAEGRRVSAAGVNSARVNRDLLIRGVRYLAEQGIDQFLDLGSGLPSAQNTHEVAQAIIPQARVVYVDNDPIVLSHGRALLAKNNCTKVLTANVLDVEEILAHPEVDGFLDFSRPIGLLMVAVLHHLLDEEDPAGMVETYKARLAPGSHLFITHFCNSFPEARTLQNVLVQSLGRGQLRSREEITRYFDGMELLEPGLVPLPLWRPNGPVSEPLDHSGLLMIGGMAIKR, from the coding sequence ATGGCGGACCAGATCAACGAAGGCCCCGGGCAGGACGGCGCGACGCCGACCGGGATATCGGGAGAGACTCCGGCCTCCGGGGCCGCCTCGTCATCGGACTGGAGCTGGACCGCCGCCCGGCCCAGCCAGGAACCGGTCGCGATCGACACCAGCAAGCCGAGCATCGCCCGGGTCTACGACGCGGCGATCGGCGGCAAGGACCACTACGCCGTGGACGCGGCGGTGATCGCGGAGGGGCGGCGCGTCTCGGCCGCCGGGGTGAACAGCGCCCGCGTCAACCGCGACCTGTTGATCCGGGGCGTTCGCTACCTGGCCGAGCAGGGCATCGACCAGTTCCTCGACCTCGGCTCCGGACTGCCCTCGGCCCAGAACACCCACGAGGTCGCCCAGGCGATCATTCCGCAGGCGCGTGTGGTCTACGTCGATAACGATCCGATCGTGCTCTCGCACGGGCGAGCGCTGTTGGCCAAGAACAACTGCACCAAGGTACTGACGGCCAACGTCCTGGACGTCGAGGAGATCCTCGCCCACCCGGAGGTGGACGGCTTCCTGGACTTCTCCCGGCCCATCGGCCTGCTGATGGTCGCCGTGCTCCACCACCTCCTGGACGAGGAGGACCCGGCGGGGATGGTCGAGACGTACAAGGCCCGCCTCGCCCCGGGCAGCCACCTCTTCATCACCCACTTCTGCAACTCGTTCCCGGAGGCGAGGACGTTGCAGAACGTCCTCGTCCAGTCGCTGGGCCGGGGGCAGCTGCGCAGCCGGGAGGAGATCACCCGGTACTTCGACGGCATGGAGCTCCTGGAGCCGGGCCTGGTTCCCCTCCCGCTCTGGCGCCCGAACGGTCCGGTCTCCGAACCCCTGGACCACAGCGGGCTGTTGATGATCGGCGGCATGGCGATCAAGCGCTGA
- a CDS encoding alpha-amylase, producing MRRKPPHPTPSRTTGWRIALLGLPVAGLITALIPGSGMAASEPAAEANAGQAVSPQAAENDVIANLWAWNWSSVAAECTDVLAPAGYGAVWVAPPHESLAHPEGAWWDIYQPFSYQLSGRLGSESDFAAMVRTCDDAGIRVYTDAVINHTAAIGGTGYAGTQISDKYDPPMYSRADYNVDICDREISDYNDIWEVQNCELLGLPDLKSDSSYVREQLVGYLNSQIALGVSGFRVDASKHMPAEDLEAIIGALDSTADGERPFVFHEVFPGPTPPAEDYFGSGRVLDFAMGDQLKGAFEGDIAQLTDFGGGLLPADDSVAFVTNHDTERDGRHLTYRDGDTAVLANVFQLAWSDAPPTVYSGFEYEGRDDSPPADGSGFVTGTDCDNGWYCLDRDPRITGAVGWRNAVAGAEVGEIQSPQYNVIGFDRGAGLVAINNSDEQVSVQLGTQLPDGTYCDMLSDCATEVTVSGGQATVELPAKSAVAVHAGDS from the coding sequence GTGCGCAGGAAACCCCCACACCCCACCCCGTCCCGCACGACCGGGTGGCGGATCGCGTTGCTCGGACTGCCCGTCGCCGGGCTGATCACCGCCCTGATCCCCGGCAGCGGCATGGCCGCCTCCGAGCCGGCCGCCGAGGCCAACGCCGGGCAGGCCGTGTCCCCCCAGGCCGCCGAGAACGATGTGATCGCCAACCTCTGGGCCTGGAACTGGAGTTCCGTGGCCGCCGAGTGCACCGACGTGCTCGCCCCCGCGGGCTATGGCGCGGTGTGGGTCGCACCGCCGCACGAGTCGCTGGCGCACCCGGAAGGCGCCTGGTGGGACATCTACCAGCCGTTCAGCTATCAGTTGAGCGGCCGTCTCGGATCCGAGAGCGACTTCGCCGCCATGGTGCGGACCTGCGACGACGCGGGCATCCGGGTCTACACCGACGCGGTGATCAACCACACCGCCGCCATCGGCGGCACCGGCTACGCGGGCACCCAGATCAGCGACAAGTACGATCCGCCGATGTACTCGCGGGCCGACTACAACGTCGACATCTGCGACCGGGAGATCAGCGACTACAACGACATCTGGGAGGTGCAGAACTGCGAGCTGCTGGGGCTGCCCGACCTCAAGAGCGACAGCTCCTATGTGCGCGAGCAGTTGGTCGGCTACCTCAACTCCCAGATAGCGCTGGGCGTCTCGGGCTTCCGGGTGGACGCGTCCAAGCACATGCCGGCCGAGGATCTGGAAGCGATCATCGGCGCGCTGGACTCGACGGCCGACGGCGAGCGGCCGTTCGTCTTCCACGAGGTGTTCCCCGGGCCGACTCCGCCGGCTGAGGACTACTTCGGCAGCGGCCGGGTGCTGGACTTCGCCATGGGCGACCAGCTGAAGGGGGCGTTCGAGGGCGACATCGCCCAACTGACCGACTTCGGCGGCGGCCTGCTGCCGGCCGACGACTCCGTCGCCTTCGTCACCAACCACGATACCGAGCGCGACGGCCGGCATCTGACCTATCGGGACGGAGACACGGCCGTCCTCGCCAACGTCTTCCAGCTGGCCTGGTCGGACGCGCCCCCCACGGTCTACTCGGGCTTCGAGTACGAGGGCCGCGACGACTCGCCGCCCGCCGACGGCAGTGGGTTCGTCACCGGAACCGACTGCGACAACGGCTGGTACTGCCTGGACCGTGACCCCCGGATCACCGGCGCGGTCGGCTGGCGCAACGCGGTCGCGGGCGCCGAGGTCGGGGAGATCCAGTCCCCGCAGTACAACGTGATCGGCTTCGACCGGGGCGCGGGGCTGGTCGCCATCAACAACTCCGACGAGCAGGTGAGCGTCCAGCTCGGCACCCAGCTGCCCGACGGTACGTACTGCGACATGCTCAGTGACTGTGCCACCGAGGTGACCGTCTCCGGTGGTCAGGCAACGGTGGAGCTGCCCGCGAAGTCGGCGGTCGCCGTGCACGCCGGCGACAGCTGA
- a CDS encoding DUF397 domain-containing protein: MAQPNTSGSETGEVALVWRKSSHSNHNGDCVELATLRAAVLLRDSKDREGPVIRWGKGSMRVFVGRLRGGDGFLAG; this comes from the coding sequence ATGGCACAGCCGAACACGTCCGGAAGTGAGACAGGCGAGGTCGCGCTCGTCTGGCGGAAGAGTTCCCACAGCAATCACAACGGTGACTGCGTCGAACTGGCGACGCTCCGCGCAGCGGTTCTGCTGCGGGACTCCAAGGACCGCGAGGGTCCGGTGATCCGCTGGGGCAAGGGCTCGATGCGCGTCTTTGTGGGACGTCTTCGCGGTGGTGATGGGTTTCTGGCCGGCTGA
- a CDS encoding helix-turn-helix transcriptional regulator, protein MEPYPPPRAAALAVASRSSGPRQLPAGEPLPPEDYRRLFGVVEAVDRAPDLPAFREALLRALEEWFGYPSVVVLHGPTIVAALREGHGIKSGYTRAFLDEYATRWIADDPFLSSHASQLLTERGVVTLRELEPERDPRQAAFVHEFLRPHGVRDKVGMMIDAGEEGAFYVGALVRGARWIPARDIAVMRSLSRHLAPLARQLLAHDRVLAEARRHLALTPREREVADLAARGLTNQQIAARLFVGVTTVKKHLGRVLAKTGATSRTQLAVRWSEFHTGTASRPIPARERSPAIDTGHEERSK, encoded by the coding sequence GTGGAGCCATACCCCCCGCCGCGTGCCGCCGCTCTGGCCGTGGCCTCCCGGAGTTCGGGACCCCGCCAACTGCCCGCCGGCGAACCGCTGCCCCCGGAGGACTACCGCCGACTCTTCGGCGTGGTCGAGGCGGTGGACCGGGCGCCCGATCTGCCCGCGTTCCGGGAGGCGTTGCTGCGCGCCCTGGAGGAGTGGTTCGGCTACCCGAGTGTGGTGGTGTTGCACGGTCCGACCATCGTCGCGGCGCTACGCGAAGGCCATGGGATCAAAAGTGGCTACACGCGAGCGTTCCTGGACGAGTACGCCACCCGCTGGATCGCCGATGACCCCTTTCTTTCCTCGCATGCTTCCCAGTTGCTGACCGAACGCGGCGTGGTGACGCTGCGCGAGCTGGAGCCCGAGCGGGATCCGCGCCAGGCCGCCTTCGTCCACGAGTTCCTGCGCCCGCACGGGGTGCGGGACAAGGTCGGGATGATGATCGACGCCGGCGAGGAGGGCGCGTTCTACGTCGGCGCCCTGGTGCGTGGCGCCCGGTGGATTCCGGCGCGCGACATCGCGGTGATGCGGTCGCTGAGCCGCCACCTGGCCCCGCTGGCCCGTCAACTTCTCGCTCATGACCGGGTACTGGCAGAGGCGAGGCGCCACCTCGCGCTGACACCGAGGGAACGTGAGGTCGCCGACCTGGCCGCCCGCGGGCTCACCAACCAGCAGATCGCCGCCCGGCTGTTCGTCGGGGTGACCACGGTGAAGAAACACCTGGGGCGTGTCCTGGCCAAGACGGGCGCCACCAGCCGCACCCAACTGGCGGTGCGCTGGAGCGAGTTTCACACCGGGACCGCCAGCCGCCCCATCCCGGCCAGAGAGCGATCCCCTGCGATTGACACTGGTCATGAAGAGCGCTCTAAGTGA
- a CDS encoding aldo/keto reductase: protein MDTRKLGRSGIEVSALGFGCWAIGGEWQNESGEPLGWGPVDDDVSVRAIHKALDLGITFFDTANVYGAGHSEKVLGRAVAGRRDAVVLASKWGSVFDTTTKTTTDGPDLRPEHAREALTATLRRLGTDYLDLFQLHVNYAPMEAAAALRDVCEELVAEGLIRAYGWSTDDPQRARLFAKGPHCATVQVNCNVLQDAPEMLAVCAELNLAAINRGPLAMGVLTGKYGSGAGLRPGDIRATPPEWLTLFRDGRVAPEWQKRFEAVRAVLTSEGRTPAQGALAWLWARSPHTVPIPGIRTVEQAEQNAGALRFGPLTAAQLTEIDGLLGR from the coding sequence ATGGATACGCGGAAACTAGGACGTAGCGGTATCGAGGTCAGCGCGCTGGGCTTCGGCTGTTGGGCGATCGGCGGCGAGTGGCAGAACGAGAGCGGCGAGCCGCTGGGCTGGGGCCCGGTCGATGACGATGTCTCGGTGCGCGCCATCCACAAGGCACTGGATCTTGGCATTACGTTCTTCGACACAGCCAATGTGTATGGTGCCGGGCACAGCGAGAAGGTGCTTGGACGAGCGGTCGCCGGGCGTCGGGACGCCGTGGTGCTCGCTTCCAAATGGGGCAGCGTCTTCGACACCACCACCAAGACCACCACCGACGGGCCCGACCTGCGCCCCGAGCATGCGCGGGAAGCCCTCACCGCGACACTGCGCCGGCTGGGCACCGACTATCTCGACCTGTTCCAACTCCATGTGAACTACGCGCCCATGGAAGCGGCTGCCGCGCTGAGGGACGTCTGCGAGGAGTTGGTCGCCGAGGGCCTGATCCGCGCCTATGGCTGGTCGACGGACGACCCGCAACGCGCTCGGCTGTTCGCCAAGGGGCCGCACTGCGCGACCGTGCAGGTCAACTGCAATGTGTTGCAGGATGCCCCGGAGATGCTCGCCGTCTGTGCGGAACTCAACCTGGCGGCCATCAACCGGGGCCCGCTGGCCATGGGTGTGCTCACCGGAAAGTACGGTTCCGGTGCGGGCCTCCGGCCCGGCGATATCCGTGCCACCCCGCCGGAGTGGCTCACCCTCTTCCGGGACGGCCGGGTGGCGCCCGAGTGGCAGAAGCGGTTCGAGGCGGTCCGCGCCGTCCTCACCAGCGAGGGACGGACCCCCGCCCAGGGCGCGCTCGCCTGGCTCTGGGCCCGCAGCCCACACACGGTGCCGATCCCCGGGATCCGCACCGTGGAACAGGCGGAGCAGAACGCGGGCGCGCTGCGCTTCGGCCCGCTGACGGCTGCTCAACTGACCGAGATCGACGGCCTCCTGGGCCGCTGA
- a CDS encoding SDR family NAD(P)-dependent oxidoreductase has translation MHEPSRREQSASAHEPSAPPAGRHWFITGANSGLGAAFVDAALAAGDRVTGAVRRPETMAAKSAAHPERLAVVPLEVTEADRCAAALREAEAVGGPIDVLVNNAGFGTVGAVEETGDEELRHVMEVMFHGPLRLTRLALPTMRRRRSGTIVQVSSMGGLLSFAGVGAYCAAKGALELASEALSDEVRPLGVRVLIVEPGAFRTAFNGAISSTTPLPDYEATVGPLRESLLGTENGQQPGDPRKAAEALLAVLRLPDPPLRLALGDDAFSAIRAKLGAVEADLAVTEHLGTGAAVNFG, from the coding sequence ATGCACGAACCATCGAGGCGTGAACAATCCGCCTCCGCGCACGAACCATCGGCGCCACCCGCCGGCCGCCACTGGTTCATCACCGGAGCCAACAGCGGCCTCGGCGCCGCCTTCGTCGACGCCGCGCTCGCCGCCGGCGACCGGGTGACGGGGGCGGTGCGCCGCCCCGAGACCATGGCGGCGAAGAGCGCGGCCCACCCCGAGCGACTGGCCGTGGTGCCCCTGGAGGTGACCGAGGCGGACCGTTGCGCCGCCGCACTGCGGGAGGCGGAGGCGGTGGGCGGACCGATCGACGTGCTGGTGAACAACGCCGGCTTCGGCACCGTGGGCGCCGTCGAGGAGACCGGAGACGAGGAACTGCGGCACGTCATGGAGGTGATGTTCCACGGGCCGCTGCGTCTGACCCGGCTGGCGCTGCCGACCATGCGCCGCCGGCGATCCGGCACCATCGTGCAGGTCAGCAGCATGGGCGGGCTGCTGTCGTTCGCCGGTGTCGGCGCCTACTGCGCGGCCAAGGGGGCACTGGAGTTGGCGAGTGAGGCGCTGAGCGACGAGGTGCGGCCCCTGGGCGTTCGGGTGCTGATCGTCGAACCGGGGGCCTTCCGCACCGCGTTCAACGGTGCCATCTCGTCGACGACGCCGCTGCCCGACTACGAGGCTACGGTCGGTCCGCTGCGCGAGAGCCTGCTCGGGACCGAGAACGGACAACAGCCCGGCGATCCCCGGAAGGCCGCGGAGGCCCTGTTGGCGGTGCTGCGGCTGCCGGACCCGCCCCTGCGGTTGGCGCTGGGCGACGACGCCTTCTCGGCGATCCGCGCCAAACTCGGCGCCGTGGAGGCCGATCTGGCGGTCACCGAACACCTCGGCACCGGAGCGGCCGTCAACTTCGGCTGA
- a CDS encoding UTP--glucose-1-phosphate uridylyltransferase: MTRIRKAVIPAAGLGTRLLPLTRALPKEMLPIGDKPVIEHTVRELVASDIEEIIIVTSGSKDLIQEHFRPNPGLVAQLREAGKHDHAESVQEVSELAHITYMYQNGPYGNGTPVLNAYRILGDEPILVLWPDDVFVSEVPRAQQLIAAYETTDAPVLALMPMDPAESVRYGVPIVKEDLGNGCMAIGGLVEKPEPRNAPSPFAAIGGYVITPGVIAELEEQTRRWYDRPDGEIYLTDALNAYAAEHPVYGQVIDGTWFDTGTPEAYLKAQFAAALTDPTYGPSLCRLADDLRAAMAGETGPDGQPITATPASFPGWAGRWSS; the protein is encoded by the coding sequence ATGACCAGAATTCGCAAGGCCGTCATTCCAGCCGCCGGCCTCGGCACGCGACTGCTGCCGCTGACCCGTGCCCTGCCCAAGGAGATGTTGCCGATCGGCGACAAACCGGTGATCGAGCACACGGTAAGGGAGTTGGTCGCCTCGGACATCGAGGAGATCATCATCGTCACCAGCGGGAGCAAGGACCTGATCCAGGAGCACTTCCGCCCGAACCCGGGGCTGGTGGCGCAACTTCGGGAGGCGGGAAAGCACGATCACGCCGAGAGCGTGCAGGAGGTCTCGGAGCTCGCGCACATCACCTACATGTACCAGAACGGCCCCTATGGTAATGGCACTCCGGTATTGAATGCCTATCGCATTCTGGGTGATGAGCCGATTCTCGTGCTGTGGCCCGACGATGTGTTCGTCTCCGAGGTGCCGCGCGCCCAGCAGTTGATCGCCGCCTATGAGACCACCGATGCCCCGGTGCTGGCCCTGATGCCCATGGATCCGGCCGAGTCCGTGCGTTACGGGGTGCCCATTGTCAAGGAGGACCTGGGCAATGGCTGTATGGCCATCGGCGGTCTGGTGGAAAAGCCGGAGCCGCGTAACGCGCCGTCGCCTTTCGCGGCCATCGGCGGTTATGTGATCACCCCGGGCGTGATCGCCGAGTTGGAGGAGCAGACCCGCCGCTGGTACGACCGTCCGGACGGGGAGATCTATCTCACCGACGCGCTCAACGCCTATGCCGCCGAACACCCGGTGTACGGGCAGGTCATCGACGGCACCTGGTTCGACACCGGCACTCCGGAGGCGTATCTGAAGGCGCAGTTCGCGGCGGCGCTGACCGATCCGACCTATGGTCCGTCGCTCTGCCGGCTGGCGGACGATCTGCGCGCGGCCATGGCCGGGGAGACCGGCCCCGACGGCCAGCCGATCACGGCGACGCCGGCGTCGTTCCCCGGCTGGGCCGGCCGCTGGTCCTCCTGA
- a CDS encoding SAM-dependent methyltransferase: MDETPEPSENVGVPVDLGQDRPHSARMYDYYLGGKTNYRVDREAAQAVIRRFPAMPMLARVNRAFMRRAVRFLVAECRITQFLDVGSGVPAAPNLHEIAQAQEPSSRVAYVDTDPIVLAYADSLLTSSREGRTACLAADLTEPAAVFAALEKDGCLDLARPVGLSLHAVLHFVTDAQDPYAVVDGLLARLAPGSYLSVSHCTGDFAAEPWREVMDLYRGWGTPTQVRSRAAVLRFFDGLELVDPGLVVAHRWRPEPVGGPGLVGGPELVADAHASLYAGVARKL, encoded by the coding sequence GTGGACGAGACGCCGGAGCCGTCCGAGAACGTCGGCGTGCCCGTGGACCTGGGGCAGGACCGGCCCCACAGCGCGCGAATGTATGACTACTACCTGGGTGGAAAGACCAACTATCGGGTTGACCGGGAGGCTGCTCAGGCGGTTATCCGACGTTTCCCCGCCATGCCCATGCTCGCCCGGGTCAACCGCGCGTTTATGCGTCGCGCTGTTCGCTTTCTCGTCGCCGAATGCCGGATCACCCAGTTCCTCGATGTCGGGTCCGGGGTCCCGGCGGCGCCCAACCTGCACGAGATCGCCCAGGCCCAGGAGCCGAGCAGCCGGGTGGCCTATGTCGACACCGACCCCATCGTCCTGGCCTATGCGGACTCCCTGTTGACCAGCTCACGGGAGGGCAGGACCGCCTGCCTCGCGGCCGATCTCACCGAGCCGGCCGCGGTGTTCGCGGCGTTGGAGAAGGACGGCTGTCTCGATCTGGCGCGGCCCGTCGGGCTGAGCCTGCACGCGGTGCTCCACTTCGTGACGGACGCCCAGGATCCCTACGCGGTGGTCGACGGACTGCTCGCCCGACTCGCGCCGGGCTCCTATCTGAGCGTGTCGCACTGCACCGGCGATTTCGCCGCCGAGCCCTGGCGGGAGGTCATGGACCTCTACCGGGGGTGGGGCACGCCCACGCAGGTTCGCTCGCGCGCGGCGGTGCTGCGTTTCTTCGACGGCCTCGAACTCGTCGATCCCGGGCTTGTCGTGGCGCACCGGTGGCGCCCGGAGCCGGTCGGCGGACCAGGGCTGGTCGGCGGACCCGAGCTGGTGGCCGACGCTCACGCGTCGCTCTATGCCGGCGTCGCGCGGAAGCTCTGA
- a CDS encoding DNA polymerase ligase N-terminal domain-containing protein yields MRREDHRADNGRGKGPRAARGGPGHPSGPAAPASSGSLGTYRERRDFSRTAEPEAESPSGGAAARFVVQIHDASSMHFDFRLEADGVLKSWAVPKGPSTDPQDKRLAMPTEDHPLAYRNFEGTIAEGEYGAGTVIIWDEGTWRQERGRSVREALERGHLSFRLDGRKLRGGFALTRFRGDAWLLVKRDDGSAGRRGTPDPTRARSARTGRTLRQTAAGAR; encoded by the coding sequence ATGCGCCGTGAGGATCACCGCGCCGACAACGGGCGCGGCAAAGGGCCACGCGCCGCGAGGGGCGGGCCCGGTCACCCGAGTGGCCCAGCCGCCCCGGCGTCGTCCGGATCACTCGGCACCTATCGCGAACGACGCGACTTCTCCCGCACCGCCGAACCGGAAGCCGAATCGCCCTCCGGGGGCGCCGCCGCGCGTTTCGTGGTGCAGATTCACGATGCCAGCAGCATGCATTTCGATTTCCGCCTGGAGGCGGACGGGGTGCTGAAATCCTGGGCCGTCCCCAAGGGCCCTTCGACCGATCCCCAGGACAAACGGCTGGCGATGCCGACCGAGGATCATCCGCTCGCCTACCGGAACTTCGAGGGCACCATCGCCGAGGGCGAGTACGGAGCCGGCACGGTGATCATCTGGGACGAGGGCACCTGGCGGCAGGAGCGCGGCCGGTCGGTGCGCGAGGCGCTGGAGCGGGGGCACCTCTCCTTCCGGCTCGACGGCCGCAAGCTGCGTGGTGGCTTCGCCCTCACCCGCTTCCGCGGCGACGCCTGGCTGTTGGTCAAGCGCGACGACGGGAGCGCCGGTCGCCGGGGCACTCCCGACCCGACGCGCGCGCGATCGGCCCGCACCGGCAGAACGCTGCGGCAGACGGCGGCCGGCGCGCGTTAG
- a CDS encoding helix-turn-helix domain-containing protein, which translates to MPTAQHMVVGRELRRLRDAALLSQKNAASLLGISTYILSRNETGETPCKRETLLKACGIYNATPEEQALLSHMLSEASRRRWWQGSEWRGVAQKKLLTLISLEEQAEYIRVYDRDRIPGMLQTEEYAHWAISVGMGGGSERDIRRRVNLRMERQGHYAQSKGKHYTSVLDEATLIRGYGNPTVMRRQLEKLLELAEDRRYGLHIAELRKYNMPTGIGQTILFDFGQQILPTILYEERHESAFVCQEPEEVDERCKSFDRLLHASMSTIHTRRRIRDHLDRLTRKTHR; encoded by the coding sequence GTGCCCACGGCCCAGCACATGGTGGTCGGTCGTGAGTTGCGGCGGCTGCGCGACGCGGCCCTGCTCAGCCAGAAGAACGCTGCGAGTCTCCTCGGCATCAGCACCTACATACTCAGCCGCAACGAGACCGGTGAAACCCCGTGCAAACGAGAGACCCTGCTCAAGGCCTGCGGAATCTACAACGCGACGCCCGAGGAACAGGCCCTGCTCTCCCACATGCTGAGCGAGGCCAGTAGGCGGCGCTGGTGGCAGGGCTCCGAATGGCGAGGCGTCGCGCAGAAGAAGCTTCTCACCCTGATCAGCCTGGAAGAACAGGCGGAGTACATCCGGGTCTACGACCGCGATCGCATTCCGGGCATGCTACAGACGGAGGAGTACGCGCACTGGGCGATCAGCGTGGGAATGGGCGGTGGATCGGAGAGGGACATCCGACGGCGCGTGAATCTCCGGATGGAACGTCAAGGGCATTACGCGCAGTCGAAGGGAAAGCACTACACGAGCGTGTTGGACGAGGCGACCCTCATCCGGGGCTACGGCAACCCCACGGTCATGCGACGGCAGTTGGAGAAGCTCCTCGAACTGGCCGAAGACCGTCGTTACGGGCTGCATATCGCGGAGTTACGGAAATACAACATGCCAACCGGAATCGGGCAGACGATCCTCTTCGACTTCGGCCAACAGATCCTCCCCACGATCCTCTACGAGGAGCGCCACGAGAGCGCATTCGTCTGCCAGGAGCCCGAAGAGGTGGACGAACGATGCAAGAGCTTCGATCGGTTACTTCACGCCAGCATGTCCACGATCCACACGAGACGGCGCATCCGCGATCATCTCGATCGGCTGACCAGGAAAACCCACCGGTGA